Part of the Rhipicephalus sanguineus isolate Rsan-2018 chromosome 5, BIME_Rsan_1.4, whole genome shotgun sequence genome is shown below.
aatGTATGACAAAGGCAGCGGCAGTACATGAATTCAGCCCCAACTTTCAACCGGGCTACGCTGAAACATAACAGCTCACTTGAACCAGATCCACCTATAAGTGAGTATCACTGCTAGTACAGCATAAacaatgcatgcatgtacaaacacacatgaaaaaaaaaacaagaactgaaACCTTGTACAGAAACCATCATATGCCTCATGTTGGCCAGCAAGTCAAAGCAGAGCATTTAGAAACTGCAGAGAAGCACTCTGCTTCAATGTGAATAGGCTGTAGCATGCCTCAAAAACACAGCAGGCGATTGGCACTTAACTTGTCAGCATGCTTGCAATATGTTCAATTCTGAACTGCTTTTTTCAAATGAGAAATAATTAGGCTCTAGTTTACACCAAGAAAGAGGGCACAGGTTCATCCTTACCTCACAATAGTGGGCATGAGCTCGGCTGAATAGACATAGATGATGGCAAAGGACATCGATATGCACATCTTGGCGCTCAGTGAGACAACGTCGCGCACTGCAGTGCTGTAGTGGACTGGGTGTGGGAAAGAAATTTACGTCCACACATGTAACTTAACTCGAGGCCTTCAAAGCAATCCTGGTACAGAAAAATGCGTGACAAAAGCTGGTACAGAAAAATGTGTGATATCTGGCAAcactaaataaaacaaatatAATGAAACTTGCAACACTTCACAAATGAGCCATTACTCTCATCATCACATGAATGACAATCTCATGATGAGGCAGGGTAGGAAGACTTACAAGTAAAAAAAACATTCACTCAACATCCTTAATGCATGTTAGATGTTATAACATCAACTCTCCTTGTTTCTACGTTATTAGACAGAGACTATATAGACCACCGTAATATCCCAAGTCATCTCCCACCACCTGAAATTTATAGAAAAGGTTTGGTGGGCTAAGTCtcagggacaaaaaaaaacaagaaaagctagaaaataTCTACTGTTTGTTCATATCGAAGGTGGCTTGACAACAGATACGTGACTAGAGCTTGTAACTGCGGTCCTGCTCTTTTGCCTGCAATACAACGCAAAAGAGGTTTCTCGAGTTAAGAGTGTTTTCATGTGCCGATGAGCAAACAAAACACGGTTCACCGATGTGTTGCACATCATCATGTCACAACTCGTTACAGCCTTAAAGCACTGGCTGTTTTTCAAGGTAAGAAAATATACACAAGTAAGAGATACTCACAGTGTCCAGAAAACTGTAGTGCAACGGACGCCACACTGCCAACCAGCATCACAGCACACAATGAGTGCCGCCTGCCAACATAACTTAGCAGAACTGCCGACAGCAGGTATCCCGGTATCTCGATCATGCCAGACAGGGCTGTGCTCATGTAAAGGTCACCACCTAAACTGCTGGCAGCCATTGTCAGAGCGTAGTAGGTGATTCCATTCACTAACCTGAaaaatcaaaagaaaaaagaaagcagtgacATTTGTTTATTCATTAAATTCTCCTCCTTGAGAGAAAGTAGAGTCAAAGCTTGTTGTAAAAAACATAAACATAGTATAAATGAATTCTACGATGCAAGTGTATACCATTTTAATCAATGGCACTAGCATGTAGCATGAATACACCTATCACAAATATCCAATAGTACTAATGAAATTCATGTCGGACGTGATTTCGTTATAAACAAGGTTTAACTATAGTGAAGTCTGACGAAATGTTTTGGGAAGATGTGTTCGGCATGATTCTAGAGTGCCAAGGTGAAGGATGCACAGTCAGAAATGTCAGATAACTAGGCAATGTGATGAAGTGGAGAAATGAATAGGCATAGATTAGCATGTGATAACGTGCAAGATAACAATATTGGAATTATAGAAGCAAGAGGGTTTCATCCTGCAGTGGATATTAAATAGTTTTTATCCTTTACGTTTCTAATGCTGTGCCATAATTCTGTTCAAAAACAACCAGCAAGTACCCTAACATCATTTTATATTAGGCGTAGGCTGGTAACGATAGTGATATCGAGCAGATAAGTAGTGCATGATTGCGAAATACCAGAACAACGTACCAAAGCAGGATTTGGATGAGAGTTCGAATGCGCAAGGTGGAGCTAGTGAACAGTGCCATTGGGTTGGATCCCTTGTGGTGCACTTTGGGCTCCTGCAGGTCCCAGGTGCGCGGCAGGCAATGCGCTCGGCCATTGCGCACAGCTATTTCCAAGAGGACTTCTCGTGCCTGGGGTCGCTGACCGTGCAGAAGCAACCAACGTGGGCTTTCGGGCAGAAGCCTGCACAATGGACGTGGTTCTTAAGAGCAAGcctaatgggacactaaagagaaaatgaCTTCACATGCATATTATTATATTGcccttccacaataccaaaaCAGCACTCTAGCTGTGAGAAGACAATGAGGAAACCATAAACTGaacaaaacacacacaagaaaaacttttTTAAAGCTCAAATACAggtggcaaagctgccttaaagTTTCTGCACCAGCTTGCCCTGACATCACACACATTTTGATAGTGCACGCTAGAAGCTATGTTATCTACGTGTTCGCAAAGATTGGTTATGCTGTGTGCTGAggaagccagagacttaacacagcaagtttTTGAAAATTTTGCTGGGGTAATGTGGCCAAAATGGAAAAAAATACTTTGAGATTTGTGATGTCACACTGAAAACCAGGTGTTGGGGTTCTAGCTTAGTATTCAAGAATGCATATTTGACCCTAATTTTCCCTTCTAATAATGAACCTATGACCACAAGATTGATGACAATAGTTTTCTCAATTTTTATAAATACTATTGATGACCTACACTGAAAATCTTTTGCTCAGAGTCATTAGACATTAACATTTTCTTTTAAAGGGtccaaaccacctccgataatttctTAACATTTTAAGTAAACGCACACGTGAAATTCAGAGTGCCATCacaatcaacaatgccaaacacggCAGCGTTACGAGCCGTGGGCACGTCGCAAATtctaagaaacaatcccttcttcTCTTCGGGCCTTTGGGTAGCCCCAGCATTGGCCGCGATGTCAACATTTGTGTCTGGTCATGTCACCCGCaagaagaacctgtttgtctgctcggaGGTACGCGCGCTCAccactcttcctcctcgcacagtGAGGAGGAGCActtggccaggaggagagacgaaccAACAAATGGACCATAGTGAAGAAAAGAGcaaaacgagcgagggcctcttatGTATCAGCAAACGTGTGTAACACCGCTATTGCGGCACCATTACGAAAAATTCTCACGACCACGTATTCgttgaagactcgtgcacaactgcaacgccacaactaaatttcaacctctgggtggtttcaggggccctttaaatacaCTAAACTTTATCAACAAACAGTGCAGTGTATGTGAAGCTAAACTATTTCTCTCTTTAGgtgcaaaacattcaaaatgaagCTCCAGAGGGTAAGCCTGCCcataaaggaacactaaagaggaacACATTAACTCGAGGAAAAACTGCAATGACACAAAGAAGACGGGGATGAAGCGAAGACACTAactgacagacacgggcgccttcgcttcgtgtcttcacttcgtcccctttgcgtcattacagttttccctcaagtaatgaaccatctagctcagcaacaagccctatTGACATTAGCTCGGTATAAGCggattgttgttgtttttgttaagCACCATAGAACCACTGTTGACTTCTGGCGATGCCATGACTGCTCTTTTACAATTTATTCTTTGGCCTCATTTAGATGTTTATCTGTGGCCTGAAGAATACCATGCAGTCATCATGTGGACTGCTCTTCTACAATAGCAAAATGGCCAATCCTATCATGGGATGGGCTTACAAGTGACTGCAGTCCAGCATTTGTTGTCTAGGTTTTCCCTTTATGATCGACATGGCACCACAAATTCAGCATTCAACAATCTGATGTAATAGCAGTAGTCGAAATACCTAAGCTCTAAAATCTTGCTAGCTTAGATAATTTGTTCTGTCATGGTACAATCTTTTGTTTTTTAAACAACAGGCTATCTGCTTGATCACACTGTTGATataaaaaacatcaacaaagctAATATTCAAGCTATCAATCGACACCGCCACCAATCTGACATTTGAGCATGTTTTTTGGCTCGCTAAAGTTCCGCTTAAACTGAGAGCTGTACACCACTGCAGAAACATAATTCACCGATCCAGCCTAGGTGTTACTCCTGCACACTTATTTAATTAGTACTCAGTCTCAATGAAGTGGCACAAAAAGCTTTCCTTCACAGTACTCAAATCCAGCTTGCAACCTGAACAAACTCTGCTATTTCTAAACATATGACAAATATACTGCCTAAATCATTGAAGCATCTGGTTATAACTTAGTGAATATATTACATATGAACAAGTTACCATTATGTCACAGCAATGCAGAAGCACTGATTAAAACGAGGTGCTGCGCAAAAGAGACACGGACAAGAGGAGAACGAGGACGGGCACAGACTTGGCCAGCAACATGCGTTACAGAAGCATTAAGCTTCCAGAATAGCCATACGTGAATACAATGCAAACAGTATAAGCTGAGCGACATTGCTTTTAAGCAACTTCCACTTTACTTCAACAATCATGATTAAGAAACAGACATGGTACGTTTTGTACCAAAAGGCTCTATGGCCTTTTGGTACAAAACATACCAGAGAACAACAAGCAGAAGCTTGCAAGATAAAGTGCTTTCAACAATGAAGACTTGTTGTACTCAAACTCTCCACTACAGAGGAACAACTCTTAAAATACCTTCATGACAATATTTCACGTGTAATGTGGTTTGCCCTAAGTCAAACCTGACTATATCGAACTTGGGTAAATCGGAtgatcctttatatcgaactatttcagaacacgacaatgctttaacgtcTATGCATAGGAAAAGTTATGGCTATATGGAAcgaaaatagccggaacacttgatatatcgaataCTGAGTAGTGTGATACACCCCAGTAAGTTGGTTTTTCCTCGCGGAAGGGGGACTTTCGCGCAAAAGTTTGGGAGAgtgagcggtgtgattaggagggcacCGCGCATAGCTAATAGAAACCATTGCTTGCCATCACGTGCTCTCCCCCATGATTCCTCGTCATCGCGGCTGGCATGCGAGGTCGCCATTCGCTTCTGAACTCCCTGCCTTTGTTAAAGCATAAAACAAAGAACCTGGATGATCTCCACGAAACTGGCGGTAATCACCACAGTCATAAGTGCAGAAAAGAAGTCTCACGTCGCCACTGCATACAGCATCCCAACAAGCACTGCGAGTATGATATTGAAAAACAACACTAACATTACGGCCAAAGCAGTCGAGGCTGCCAGTGCCCGACGAGTATGCAGAGCTGCGTTTGAAGATGTTCAGTCTGTTTACATCCACACTGTGTTTTCTCGCCTACAACCCGTCCTTGCATATAACCCGTACCCCAAGCTACCAAaccgcgaaaaaataaaaaagaaaaaaaacttccccgCGTAGTGCTGTAAGCCGACTTTCTAGCATTACCGCAAAGCAGtgctgtgaagccaacttgcgcactgaAATTCGCACAGAAAATGTGGTGAATTCTttaaaagttttatatcgaagtatacgatatatcgaactaattcctgTTTTTCAATGAGTTCGATAAATCCGAGTTCAACTGTATTACCTTTCACATGCATGCAAGGACTCAGGgaggctattttgtaagcgttttgTGACAGAACGAAACCTCATCAAGTGGACGAGAGGGCGCAAGCAGCCGAGTTTAGAAAATTCAGAAATGTTTTGAAGGCATGAAGAAATATAGAATTATTatagctgaacatcaatattggcagtttttgtttttcaaagcttgagATTGAAGAGTGCgatggttttattatttttttttgtgtgttaatGTCTTGAGTGGACGTCAGGTGGTGTCGCAATTTGACAAATCATTTGGTAGTGGGGGGCTGGTTATAATTTTCACAAACTATTGCCGCAGGATTGGAGTAAGtcagacacaaagcaggctaattccATTCTTCGGCTTATGTTTCGATTGAATCTAAGTCGTCTGGAGACCGttctgtatccgttctatcggacAGAATTACGCTCTGTTCGTTCTATGCCAatatgattgacagcactgccttttctGGTTGCTATTCTCACGTCTGACCGCCAGGCAAGCCTCAACCAATCCCATGCAGCTATCTCTCATCCTCTTGATAACGTTTTGTTCCATGCTGTGAGccaacgcttacaaaatagcccacCAGATGACCAGCTGTAAGCTGTGGCAATAAGCATTTTGTACAGACTTGCAAACTTCTCTTAACTTTACTTCACATGCTAAGTGATTCCATATTTAAATTACCACCTTCATGTGACATTTCCTGTTCTATGACTTTTCATTACCCTTAACCAAGAGACAATAAGCCATGGTGGCAGCTAAAAGCCAGGCCTGCATCTTGCATCTGTCCATAAACAGCAAACACTTCTGATGCATTTAATTGGCCGAGGCCTGTGCAAAGGGCACAAACGGGAAACGTACATGTGAATCTCGACAAAACGTGTGCCTTGCAGCATAGTGTTTGTTCGTTTATGTGATGAGTCAAGATCCTGGCCCTGCTACCATCACTTGAAAACAAGCTAAAGTGGATGCGTGGGTGAATGGGTACAatgtacttgaaaaaaaaaaacggcgcgaaGACAGAGGACTGGTAAAAAGAGgacacagacaacagcgctgttgtctgtGTTTTTCTTTTACTGGTCTTCCGTTTTTCACGCTGCTTTTATTTCAAGTTTGAAAACAAGGCTGTTGTTTCATATCTCTCTTCCATGTATGATAGCGATAAAAAGCAGGCTTATCATGGCACAAGGAAGGATGCCCTAAATGGCTAATCCCCCTAATTCTCCATTAGAGACCGTGCTGCCTTCACGTCTGAACAAGCAGCTGTCATATCTTAGTCCAGGTCTCTATTCTAACAATATGTATCTGGACGAATTGTCCGATAAGAAGTGCTGCAACGAGGAAGACTGCGGGCAAAACAATTACTATTCTGCTCGACAACAGCACAGACAACCACAACACAAGGCGCAAGATTTTCTCAGAAAATTTGTTTCAGTAGTTATTTTTAGTTAAAAAGCTCTAATTAAATTCTGTGTTTGCATTTTTATGCAGCCTCATAGTTGATAAAAATATAAAATATCCCTTATTCAGAGTAAGAACTAAATGGAAAGGACTCCCTTTCCCCTGATATTACGAAAGGGGGGGGGTAGCGTCTGGGTGACAGGGCTACTGCACACAAGGATTATATATCTGCCTTGTAAACAAGGGCCAAATTGTGTCTTAAGTAATGTTTGAACctgaaaaaatagagaaaaagctGCCCTCTTCGTCTCTAGACAATCCTCACGAGTTTACTCTAAATACAGACCAATGAAATTATAAGCAACTTTTACACATTACTATAGTTGATTTTATACCTTCATGAGTGAGTTTATAATGTGACTGTCCAAAGTGCATTATAAGGTGCAGTGTGCACTTGGTGCATTCGTGGGAAGCAAATGTTGGAGCCTGAAGTATGCCTAGGTAGCCCCAATTTGAACACTTTCTACCTTGAAGGAAGTATTTTTCAACACGCACGAATGCAACTTTTCACACGTGAACAGTAACTGCAAATTGTTGCAACTTAAAATGCCGTGTTTTGCTGAAAATGAACAACATGTAATGATACAAGGCCGTGTGTGAAGCAGTGAGCAGACACTACTGCAACAGTTCTTGCCAGTAGCTTGTACGGGAAAAATCTCGGTACCACGGAGAAGACAAATCGCCTGTGGAACAGCAAAGGCACATAAGCCCCAcagcccagaacatgaaatgagatgactccactgatggtttgtccgtcgcattgactcaaaccaaccccgtttttttcgtgagagatagatttatgtttttatttcttaatttaaagttgcgaaaaatgacctgtggcacctctggcagcaaaaacatgaacgatccgatgaacccggccacgtgaacATTGATAGCTGTACGCCGTCGACTatatttttgttagtattgaaatattgttcgtttcctTACGTTAAAAGGTATCACtctataaaaatgtacatattggcctgtgttagtagtatgcattaaagtggtgctgccttcgcgtgacgtaatgatcccatacCCGTCAGCgcatcttgagcaacttttcagcgtgctcatgcaaccgtgcacgcagttttcagatcgctaagattttggagcgacatagttttgctacctacaattcgtctcagaaatgacgcgtgctgctactcggtgcggccgcgcatatgcgtagtgacgttttcgatgacttggcttggctcgtgcatcgagagagtaacgacgccgggacaagccacccatgacacaggtgcaggcaaccttggacgcatgagCACACAACGcagtacaaatacagggaaggtgtttaaatgccacatcatctcattgaaacagcttgttattttcaaaaatagttgaaaagctataaataaaggtggttaagcatagttacaggaactcctgcgaaagcagaacaatagctttcacaaatcgcgagaaggggtGGTGCCATTGCTATCAATCCTCAgcattgctggaggaaaggtacgtccatgtttagagcctttcagatcgaaaaatactgcttgtaaagtAACTGCATGCTTTTTGGAtcaactactgcagctacaaacactgcgaagggtgagctttctgtcgcaccgtaaaaaaatgggttgagaaaaatcagttgtcggtccctttaacatccCCTTGACAAGCCAATGTTAAAAACGTAAGCAGAGAAACAACACTTTTAGTAGTGTTCTTAGACTCTCTTCGCGAGCAAAATGTGCTTCAGGAAAATGCACCTTGAACTAGTTGTTACTTCCCAAGTCAAGTGCAACTAAAGCAATGCACAATGGTCAAATGATAAATAAATGACGCAACATGTAAGCAATATGTTGGCTCTCTTATTCCAGTATGGgacaagagttttttttttttttgactgctTACTGTCCTACCAGCGGTGATTCTTTTTGCTTTCGTGCATGTGTTTCCACTCCCTGTTTGGTGACCAGCTTAAGAAAATTTTATCGGAAGTGTTGTTTGTGTTTTGACAATGTTTCTGCTTCTGTCAGTTTGTCCTATTTAGCAGCAAATGCATATTTCTGTGTTAAAAGAAATTAAGACTGCTAGAAACTAAAGCAAAAGCTCATTAATGGCAAAATTTGTAGACAATGTGATCATACACTTGGATGTTAGTGGAGTAGTCCTATTAATTTCTTTGCCCTTCAGTTATGTTTACACTGTGCCAGTGGCACCTTCACCACAAAAGAACCTTGCTTCAAAGACTACAACTCAACAAAGTCGTTTAGTGTGTGGTTCACACTATGGGATTTGTGTCATCCTATTCTTGTAATGCACTGCATGTTACATAGTTGTTCACTTCTGTGTGCATCTGTCAATTGTAAACCTATGACTTGACATATATGCAGAAAATTATAACCTGGGTTTCATATGTCTAAACAATGATATGAACATGAGACATGCCGTAGGGATTAATCAGAATCACCTGGAGtgttttaatgtgcacctaaatctcagcgcACGGCTGCATTTTGCATTTCGACCCTACTTAAATACATACATTGCGTCCAGGTGTCAATTTCGTACTGTACTTAGTAACCCAGCCCCTTAGCCAATAAGTTGCCACGGCAATGACAAATATTCGCAAAAGAAAGTGAAAACAACTCACAGGGCAAGCGGTACAAAGAGAGCACTCAGGGCTGCTGTGGCAATGGTGTAGTGGCGCCAGTCCGGAATGAAATAGGCAAGTGCGGCGTGCAGTCCAATGCCCAAAGCGAACACACCTGGGAACAGTGTCCCCAGTAGTGCTCGCTTGGACGGTCCAATTAGTTCCGTCATAAGCACAAACGTAACGAGTGCTACGGCTGCCGTGGTCATGCCGGCAAAGAAGCGACAGGTGGCATGTAGGGCCAGACTTGGTGCAAAGGCCCCAAAGAAGGTTATGGCCGAAATGCCTATGGCTGCGAACGGAAGCGTGCGTCGCCGTCCAAACTTGTCGGAGATGTAGCCAAACACACAGGCACCAGTCATGACGCCGGCCATGAAGACAGCTTGCACCATCTTCACCAAGTATTCATCGTGGCAGATTAGATTCCACTGGAAGAACATAAACGGAGCGTGTTAATAAATGTGCTGGTGATATCCTGCTTCGTAAAGCTAATGAAAATGGTATGTGTACCTGAATAAACAACTGTTGGATCACTGTGGATAATTTTTGAGGCAATAACACTTACGCACATAAAGTTCTGCAACAAAATGGTGTACTTAAAtacgcgagaaaaaaaagatatgtcaTAGAAGCAAACATTTACTTTGTCCCTGATACATCAACTTAAGTTTACAGAAGTTCGCCTAATTGCTAATACCAAATGCTGACAAACTGCAGGTTTGTAAACGGGAAATAGTCAACACAGCCAAATCagtgctttctttttaaaaaatgaaactgagTACGTTAGCGGAAGGTTTGAATGTCTGAGAAAGCGAAACCATAGAATTTTGGCAGCTCAGAAATGAACGCATGGCCCGAAGGCGAGAAGTCAAGTTAACAGATTCACAAGAGAATCGAAAATATaccgagtctttccactctttcaCATTTCGCTTACAAGTAAACCATACTGAGCGCATGTAACGAGCTAGCTTACCTCGGTGGCTATTGACGTGAATCTGGAAGTGTAGTGCGGGTGCTCGCATCGGTTGTTCGCGTCGCAGCCAGCCGTTGAAGGTGTCGAGCCATTCCAGCACTGAAACTCCGGCGCAGCACCGGTGAACACAATTTGCAGCATCTCACCGCTGACAAACAACCCGCCGAGGATTGCCGTGTAAATAAAGTAGAGAATCTGTTGTGGCCCCACCTCGCCAACGAGGTGGAAAACTTGGTCGACATCCATCGTGCCCGCACAACGCGCTTCCTTCGCGGTCGACAATACTCAAAATGCAACTTgtgaaaacggcgaaaaaaacGTTTCAGGCTACAGCGTCGTCACTGCTATGCCGTTCCTTTGTGTACTGCCACACCGCACCTGTGGTTGCTTCCGTGTTGTGTCAGAGCGCAACGACGCACCTGTAGCGCGAGATCTGTCAACATGAGAAACCTAATCGGCACGTTTTCATACCGGTAGTTCGGCcgtcgtgtgcatgtgtgctcaTGCAAGGCTTTTAGCTGCGACGATACAGCGACGTACTTGCCATGCTCGATTCAAAATTTGCGGTGAAACGTCGTCAGCACGAGAACAACGCCAAGCACACGTTGCATGCGCGATGCGCTCTTGCAGCGGAACGTAAACTCGCCCACAACCCACACAGCCCACACTCAAACTCCAGGCAGCTGCCGATTCCTCAGCTGCTCGGCGTGGACTCTAGTTGACACGACGGTCAGTTGTGGAACTAGCAAGGAACTAGCGCCTAGCGCACGCGCTCAGTTGTCGGCGTCACAGCGCCCTTCCGCTCTCTCTGGAAAGAGCGCTCGTGCCGCCAGCGATATAACCTGGATACAGCTGCTGATAGCGGCTGATCTGGACGACTACGGTCGCTACGGTTGCGTGGAGTCGTGTATTCAACAAAATAACGGTCGGACGGCGCTCGAAAAGTTATCTAGACAAGCAAGCTTGCTCATGATTAGATATGTGGCCTGACAGAATCCGGGAACTGCTTCTTAGCGTGTTTGTTTTCGTTTCCTTGCCGGGGTAAACCAGGAGTTATCGCTTCTGGGTCAAATGTGCAAGTGTTTACAAAGTTACGAAAGCGTTGAGTGTACTCTCTCCTTCCCGCCTTTCAAAAGTGACAGAGTCTCTACATATCTGCAGAGTTCATGACAAAGTTTTATAAGGGCGATGGTCAAAATAAGCCTCAACTAGTTCCTGTCCTCGGCGAAATATCCAGATGATGTGCACAAAAGCTCACAGCCgtcaaaaagtaaataaatgaatgaatgaataaatgaataaataaataaataaataaataaataaataaataaataaataaataatggggagGGGGTGCTCTGGAATTGTGACCCTCATaataattaaaataaataatatatcGACATGGAGCTGCGATAAGAGAGTCGGAGGTCCTTTGACTCTCTCATCGTAGTTGACTCTGCAGAGGAAATATCCCGCTGTTCCCccaaataaagacgtttattctctctctcatgCCGGTATCCACGTAACGTGAAGAATATTTGGAGCGATAGTGCACGCTCtcactctatctctctctttctctcatatGACGAAAAGGTGTGAGGctgtgcatttttggggggtcacgcctatttagaaCAGCCCTTAAAGGATTATGGCGGCGctagggagccgtctgtgaaaagacGTTAGTTtctcacagacggctccctgggcgccgccataatcctttCTGGGCTGTGCTAAAAAGGTGTGGCCCCCccaaaaaaatgcactgccgaggctgtgacgccAGCCTTTGTACTACtgcgcgcagcccagcatggcggcgtttttttctctcctgtgaaaaggtcatGGAATTGTGAATTAATAATTCTGGCAGATCAAAGTTGTGCATGGGTGTTTTTCGTCGCAATTTGCAACAAGGTTGCAAGTGCTTACTGCAAGTACCAATTTCGGGCAGGTGTATTATACAAAATAAGGATGTGATCTTATTTGCAGAACGTGTGATTGCTTTTCgcatttcgttttcatttttaccTCACTTCTTGCTTGCAAGTTTTGACGTATAGCCAATTGGTCTCCGTTGTCGAACATGCATGCGCACAGATCGTCATGATGAAAGATCGAATTTCAATGCATAGGAGAAAAGC
Proteins encoded:
- the LOC119393935 gene encoding solute carrier family 22 member 15-like: MDVDQVFHLVGEVGPQQILYFIYTAILGGLFVSGEMLQIVFTGAAPEFQCWNGSTPSTAGCDANNRCEHPHYTSRFTSIATEWNLICHDEYLVKMVQAVFMAGVMTGACVFGYISDKFGRRRTLPFAAIGISAITFFGAFAPSLALHATCRFFAGMTTAAVALVTFVLMTELIGPSKRALLGTLFPGVFALGIGLHAALAYFIPDWRHYTIATAALSALFVPLALLLPESPRWLLLHGQRPQAREVLLEIAVRNGRAHCLPRTWDLQEPKVHHKGSNPMALFTSSTLRIRTLIQILLWLVNGITYYALTMAASSLGGDLYMSTALSGMIEIPGYLLSAVLLSYVGRRHSLCAVMLVGSVASVALQFSGHFHYSTAVRDVVSLSAKMCISMSFAIIYVYSAELMPTIVRNVGMGIVSVAARIGGIISPFVSLLDNLIPGLQFTVLGIIMLVSGLSALALPETGGQHLPETIEEIEDEDKRPLLSPTASGVFSRVSTNEGIVRSSSSSEDELYSVHQRPTVTYGS